In the Sus scrofa isolate TJ Tabasco breed Duroc chromosome 6, Sscrofa11.1, whole genome shotgun sequence genome, one interval contains:
- the LOC110261040 gene encoding cationic amino acid transporter 3-like — MVYGCAFLLVLLLTILGLFLAQWPSRVFSGDPGFTAGAVLLLLLIAGITAIIWRQPQNPSPLPFRVPALPVLPVLSIFVNVYLMMQMSSATWAQCGIWNALGLAIFFEYGIRHSLEEKRDPQPPASNFQTLDEHTPGAESS; from the exons ATGGTCTATGGATGCGCCTTCCTGCTGG TTCTCCTGCTGACCATCCTGGGCCTGTTTCTGGCCCAGTGGCCCAGCCGCGTGTTCTCTGGAGACCCCGGGTTCACAGCAGgggctgtgctgctgctgctgctcattgCGGGGATCACTGCCATCATTTGGAGGCAGCCCCAGaacccctctcctcttcccttcagG GTCCCTGCTCTGCCCGTCCTCCCAGTGCTGAGCATCTTTGTGAATGTCTACCTGATGATGCAGATGTCCTCTGCGACCTGGGCCCAGTGTGGCATCTGGAATGCCCTTG GACTTGCTATCTTCTTTGAATATGGGATCCGACACAGCTTGGAGGAGAAGAGGGatccacagccaccagcctccaaTTTCCAGACTCTGGATGAACACACCCCTGGTGCTGAATCCTCTTAA